The proteins below are encoded in one region of Sminthopsis crassicaudata isolate SCR6 chromosome 1, ASM4859323v1, whole genome shotgun sequence:
- the POLR3E gene encoding DNA-directed RNA polymerase III subunit RPC5 isoform X3, which translates to MPPLSTEKLRPSFSYLDKADAKHREREAANEAGDSSQDEAEEDIKQITVRFSRPESEQARQRRVQSYEFLQKKHAEEPWVHLHYYGLRDSRSEHERQYLLCQGPGMSESTELIKSPSEYLMMLMPPNIEEEKEKPMAPSNILSMAQLRTLPLADQIKILMKNVKVMPFANLMSLLGLGTDSTSVLRCIQQVAMLVQGNWVVKSDILYPKDSSSPHSGVPAEVLCRGRDFVMWKFTQSRWVVRKEVATVTKLCAEDVKDFLEHMAVVRVNKGWEFLLPYDEDFIKKHPDVVQRQHMLWMGIQAKLEKVYSLLKETVPKTAEGQSVPVMLISGDQRVQAAKAKAQQNHLLLERELQWKKEQLQAMQASSSVRIKEEPVSEEEEEEEQAHKEEEPMDTSTCGSFRNKLANGLPTGRAMGGDTLNGHPPTGCGEAPMARELRAFVEATFQRQFVLTLSELKRLFNMHLASLPPGHTLFSGISDRMLQDTVLAAGCKQILVPFPPQTAASPDEQKVFALWESGDMSDQHRQVLLEIFSKNYRVRRNLIQTRLNQECGEDLSKQEVDKVLKDCCVSYGGMWYLKGTVQS; encoded by the exons GTGCGTTTCTCTCGGCCAGAGTCAGAACAGGCTCGCCAACGGCGGGTTCAGTCTTACGAATTTCTCCAGAAGAAGCATGCTGAAGAGCCTTGGGTGCACCTGCACTACTATGGCCTGCGG GACAGCCGATCTGAACACGAGCGTCAGTATCTTCTGTGCCAGGGCCCTGGGATGTCAGAGAGCACAGAGCTCATCAAATCTCCAAG TGAGTACTTGATGATGTTAATGCCTCCAAACATCGAGGAAGAGAA GGAAAAACCTATGGCTCCTAGCAATATCCTGTCAATGGCCCAGCTGAGGACTCTACCTTTGGCAGATCAGATTAAGATATTGATGAAGAATG TGAAGGTCATGCcttttgccaatctgatgagCCTGCTGGGTTTAGGGACTGACTCAACATCTGTGCTGCGCTGCATCCAGCAGGTGGCGATGCTGGTGCAGGGAAACTGGGTTGTGAAGAG TGATATCCTGTACCCAAAGGACAGCTCCAGCCCTCACAGTGGGGTACCTGCAGAAGTGCTCTGCAGAGGTCGTGACTTTGTC ATGTGGAAATTCACACAGAGTCGCTGGGTAGTGAGGAAGGAAGTAGCAACAGTTACTAAA CTTTGTGCAGAGGATGTAAAGGACTTTCTGGAGCACATGGCCGTAGTGAGAGTCAACAAAGGCTGGGAGTTCTTGCTCCCTTATGATGAGGACTTCATCAAAAAGCATCCAGACGTCGTTCAGCGACAGCACATGCTGTGGATGGGCATCCAGGCTAA ATTAGAAAAAGTCTATAGTCTTCTAAAAGAGACTGTGCCAAAGACTGCAGAAGGACAATCAG TGCCTGTTATGCTGATCTCTGGAGATCAGCGAGTTCAAGCTGCCAAGGCCAAGGCCCAACAGAACCACCTGCTGTTGGAAAGGGAATTGCAGTGGAAGAAGGAGCAGCTGCAGGCGATGCAGGCCTCCTCCAGTGTGCGGATCAAGGAAGAGCCAGTgagtgaagaggaagaggaggaagagcaagCTCACAAGGAGGAGGAGCCCATGGACACCTCAACCTGTGGCAGCTTCAGAAATAAGTTGGCCAATGGACTTCCCACTGGACGAGCCATGGGAGGTGACACCCTCAATGGGCACCCCCCAACAGGCTGTGGGGAAGCCCCCATGGCTCGGGAACTGAGGGCCTTTGTGGAGGCCACCTTTCAGAGGCAATTTGTGCTTACTCTGAGTGAACTGAAGCGCCTCTTCAACATGCACTTGGCCAGCCTTCCCCCTGGGCACACACTGTTCAGTGGCATTTCAGACAGGATGCTACAGGACACGGTGCTGGCTGCAGGTTGCAAACAGATTTTGGTGCCT TTTCCTCCACAGACTGCTGCTTCTCCTGATGAGCAGAAGGTGTTTGCTCTCTGGGAGTCTGGAGACATGAGTGATCAG CATCGACAGGTtttacttgaaatattttctaaaaattatcgGGTGCGTCGGAATCTAATCCAGACTCGACTAAATCAAGAATGTGGAGAAGATCTCAGCAAACAGGAGGTGGATAAAGTGTTAAAG GACTGCTGTGTAAGCTATGGAGGCATGTGGTACCTTAAGGGAACAGTGCAGTCCTGA
- the CDR2 gene encoding cerebellar degeneration-related protein 2 yields the protein MLAENLVEEFEMKEDEPWYDQQDLQQDLQLAAELGKTLLDRNTELEESLQHMYTTNQEQLQEIEYLTKQVELLRQMNEQHAKVYEQLDVTARELEETNQKLVSDSKASQQKIQSLTETIECLQSHVDYLQNQMEELKTANGRRGSQERCEQRKSMHSFSCLKELYDLRKHFVYDHIFAEKITSMHNQQTPDEEENENLKKTVTMLQAQLNLERKKRMTMEEEYEMVLKENCDLEQQLGASDAYRARALELEAEVAEMRQMLQTEHSFVNGVEKLVPDALFLSIKEPSQTLLEEILLAGPELSKTPLKRSSSEIVLSSLAGSDIVKGHEETCIRKTEAMKQRGISLLHEVDTQYRALKVKYEELLKKCQQEEDSLKHKAVQTCRGSPPSPNMKSTEAEPVPSSQELASIIPNPSSPTTPPPEYKALFKEIFSCIKKTKQEIDEQRIKYQSRSPRS from the exons ATCTGCAACTTGCTGCTGAGCTTGGGAAGACTTTGTTGGATCGGAACACAGAGCTCGAGGAGTCTCTTCAGCACATGTACACAACCAATCAGGAGCAATTacaggaaattgag TACCTGACCAAACAAGTGGAGCTCCTACGACAGATGAATGAACAGCATGCAAAGGTTTATGAGCAGCTGGATGTCACCGCACGGGAACTAGAAGAGACAAATCAGAAGCTAGTTTCGGACAGCAAGGCGTCCCAGCAAAAGATACAGAG TCTGACCGAAACAATTGAATGCCTACAGAGCCATGTTGATTACCTCCAGAACCAGATGGAGGAGCTGAAGACGGCTAATGGCAGGAGGGGGAGCCAAGAAAGGTGTGAGCAGCGAAAGTCCATGCACAGCTTCTCGTGTCTGAAGGAACTGTATGACCTGCGCAA GCATTTCGTGTACGATCACATATTTGCTGAGAAGATAACCTCCATGCATAACCAGCAAACCCCTGacgaagaagaaaatgagaacttgAAAAAGACGGTCACGATGTTGCAGGCCCAGCTGAACCTGGAGCGAAAGAAGAGAATGACAATGGAGGAGGAGTATGAGATGGTGCTGAAGGAGAACTGTGATCTGGAGCAGCAGCTGGGCGCCTCTGATGCCTACCGAGCCCGGGCACTGGAGCTGGAGGCAGAGGTGGCAGAAATGCGGCAGATGCTACAGACAGAGCACTCATTTGTGAATGGTGTTGAAAAATTGGTACCGGATgcgttgtttctgtccatcaaaGAACCCAGCCAAACCCTGCTTGAGGAAATATTACTGGCTGGGCCAGAGCTCAGCAAAACACCTCTCAAACGTAGCAGCAGTGAGATAGTCCTGAGTAGTCTGGCTGGGAGTGACATCGTTAAAGGCCACGAAGAGACTTGCATCAGGAAGACTGAGGCCATGAAGCAGAGAGGGATTTCCCTGTTGCATGAAGTAGACACCCAATACAGAGCTCTGAAGGTCAAATATGAAGAACTGCTAAAGAAGTGCCAGCAGGAAGAGGACTCCCTGAAACATAAAGCAGTGCAGACTTGCAGAGGTTCACCCCCATCCCCAAATATGAAGAGCACAGAAGCTGAGCCGGTCCCCAGCAGCCAGGAACTGGCCAGCATCATTCCAAACCCCAGTAGTCCGACCACCCCTCCTCCAGAATACAAAGCTCTCTTCAAGGAGATCTTTAGTTGCATCAAGAAGACTAAGCAAGAAATAGATGAACAAAGAATAAAGTATCAGTCTCGCTCACCGCGTTCTTAG